The following proteins come from a genomic window of Meles meles chromosome 1, mMelMel3.1 paternal haplotype, whole genome shotgun sequence:
- the LOC123950591 gene encoding olfactory receptor 5V1-like, which translates to MTPFEMNNQTDVTEFIFLGFSNHPKLQGLFFLVFSIIYLTTLVGNMLIITATRISLALHTPMYYFLSNLSFLDICYTSTTIPVMLVNFFREKKTISYEGCLSQIFFLVTCAGTEGVLLAAMAYDRFVAICHPLQYPVFMSVKVCVFLVTGSWLCGLVNSVTHTVLAATLTLCGPNQISHFLCDIPLLLKLSCSDISLNESVLHVASATIGLSPCLFTGVSYILIISAILRIPSAQGRSKAFSTCASHLAVVVVFFGAANFNYDRTNIGYNLDMDILISVFFCVITPMLNPIIYSLRNKEVKGALRKLTRECGLSNEINN; encoded by the coding sequence ATGACACCGTTTGAAATGAACAATCAAACAGATGTGACAGAATTCATCTTCTTGGGATTTTCCAACCACCCCAAACTACAGGGTTTGTTTTTCCTGGTTTTCTCGATCATTTACCTGACAACACTTGTGGGGAACATGCTCATAATAACAGCCACTAGAATCAGTCTTGCTCTCCACACTCCAATGTATTATTTCCTCAGCAACCTGAGTTTCTTAGACATCTGCTATACATCCACCACCATTCCAGTCATGCTGGTGAACTTCTTCCGGGAGAAGAAGACCATTTCATATGAGGGCTGCCTTTCCCAGATTTTCTTCCTCGTGACATGTGCCGGCACTGAGGGTGTCTTATTGGCTGCTATGGCATATGACCGCTTTGTAGCCATTTGCCACCCTCTTCAATATCCAGTCTTCATGAGTGTGAAGGTCTGTGTTTTTTTGGTGACTGGGTCCTGGCTGTGTGGGCTGGTGAATTCTGTGACACACACAGTACTGGCAGCCACACTCACGCTCTGTGGACCCAACCAAATCAGCCACTTTCTCTGTGACATTCCACTGCTCCTGAAGCTCTCCTGCTCAGACATCTCTCTGAATGAATCTGTGCTTCATGTGGCCAGTGCCACCATTGGCCTGAGTCCCTGCCTGTTTACTGGAGTGTCCTACATACTCATCATCTCTGCCATTCTTAGGATTCCCTCTGCTCAGGGTAGGAGCAAGGCCTTCTCTACCTGTGCATCCCACCTTGCTGTGGTAGTGGTCTTCTTTGGAGCAGCCAATTTCAATTATGACAGAACCAACATAGGCTACAACCTGGACATGGATATCCTGATTTCTGTGTTCTTCTGTGTTATAACCCCTATGTTGAACCCCATCAtatacagcctgagaaacaaggaggtCAAGGGTGCCCTGAGGAAGCTAACTAGGGAATGTGGGCTCTCTAATGAGATCAACAATTAG